The following are encoded together in the Chlorocebus sabaeus isolate Y175 chromosome 20, mChlSab1.0.hap1, whole genome shotgun sequence genome:
- the LOC140709290 gene encoding spermatogenesis-associated protein 21-like codes for MDNRNTQMYTEGRIKVPGTQPSPGLRITIKRAGVEPTIPGVSQVMFPDASEVDSRKQLSSASGGPEKGPRYRDTFKEGPLELRTQEQRPPARPGKKQSSWVPQEGSQELQAGQDQSELGLLPSWVPEGPEGLQQLGSGKETEGQQRRQQNRGTREDEPPESCQAGRGGSRLLIPALWEAKVGGSRGQEIETILANMVKPHLYQKY; via the exons ATGGACAATAGAAACACCCAGATGTACACAGAGGGTAGAATCAAGGTTCCAGGGACCCAGCCAAGCCCTGGCCTGAGGATCACCATAAAGCGGGCTGGTGTTGAGCCCACCATACCAGGAGTCAGCCAG GTCATGTTTCCAGATGCTTCGGAAGTGGACAGCAGGAAGCAGCTCTCATCAGCTTCAGGAGGGCCAGAGAAGGGGCCCAGATACAGAGACACATTCAAGGAGGGGCCTTTAGAGCTCAGGACACAGGAGCAGAGGCCTCCAGCAAGACCAGG GAAGAAGCAGTCCTCTTGGGTCCCCCAGGAAGGGTCCCAGGAGCTGCAAGCAGGCCAGGATCAGAGTGAGCTGGGGTTGCTGCCTTCCTGGGTTCCTGAAGGACCTGAAGGGCTGCAGCAGCTGGGCTCCGGAAAGGAGACTGAGGGCCAGCAGAGGAGGCAACAGAACCGGGGAACCAGGGAGGATGAGCCTCCTGAGAGCTGCCAG gccgggcgtggtggctcacgcctgttaatcccagcactttgggaggccaaggtgggtggatcacgaggtcaggagatcgagaccatcctggctaacatggtgaaaccccatctttaccaaaaatattaa